The following proteins are co-located in the Carassius gibelio isolate Cgi1373 ecotype wild population from Czech Republic chromosome A9, carGib1.2-hapl.c, whole genome shotgun sequence genome:
- the zgc:92380 gene encoding keratin, type I cytoskeletal 18 isoform X43 — MSFMSPSRSFSSSSLSGSLGSRGGLFGSISPATIGNLANTLRPTVQINSSTFPPADDKETMKGLNDRLAGYLSKVRLLEDSNIELEKQIKEALMRKGAESDRDWSAYEKIMNDLRNQLQEMTMDNARLFLQIDNARLAADDFKVKFESEQAMRQGVEQDLAGLRKMLDDTYMGRMQLEGQIESMREELVFLKKSHEEDVANLESQISDSQVNVQMESKNNADLNETINNIRTQYERAAQKSREETEEWYKNKFDSITAEVTQNTEALQAGKTELNELRRTKQTLEIDLQALHNMIRSLEDSLRETEARYAHEVNGYNSGLVQLEGELGQVRAQVERQAAEYDALLNIKSKLEAEIATYHCLLEGVVDDEGDKNREEFSLEQALYAAPPPSVGLKKAIVITQEIVDRKGVSQSELEQNPTNHNNHVFGEEEELAEPLVLALELAMEKVKDEQEEFGEQLELAMEKAKDEQEEFGEQLELAMEKAKDEQEEWGEQLELAMKKAKDEQEEWGEQLELAMEKAKDEQEEWGEQLELAMEKAKDEQEEWGEQLELAMEKAKDEQEEWGEQLELAMEKAKDEQEEFGEQLELAMDKVKDEQEEFGEQLELQLELAMEKAKDEQEEWGEQLELAMEKAKDEQEEWGEQLELAMEKAQDEQEEFGEQLELAMEKAKDEQEEWGEQLELAMEKAKDEQEEWGEQLELELELAMEKAKDEQEEWGEQLELAMEKWKDEQEEWGEQLGLEMEKLIEEREELEEEEFMKTGVLPRSAHKIWPPLQ, encoded by the exons ATGTCATTCATGAGCCCTTCCAGGAGTTTCTCCAGCTCAAGTCTGTCTGGTAGCTTGGGGTCAAGGGGTGGTTTGTTCGGGTCCATTTCCCCAGCCACTATAGGGAATCTGGCAAACACACTGCGTCCGACTGTGCAGATCAACAGCAGCACTTTTCCCCCAGCTGATGATAAAGAGACCATGAAGGGTCTGAATGACCGTCTGGCGGGGTATCTGTCAAAAGTGCGACTCCTGGAGGACTCCAACATTGAACTGGAGAAGCAAATCAAAGAGGCTCTGATGAGGAAAGGAGCTGAGAGTGACAGAGACTGGAGCGCCTATGAGAAGATCATGAATGATCTGAGAAACCAG CTCCAGGAAATGACCATGGACAATGCCAGACTCTTCTTACAGATAGACAATGCGAGGCTGGCTGCTGACGATTTCAAAGTCAA GTTTGAGTCGGAGCAGGCCATGCGGCAAGGGGTGGAGCAGGATCTGGCAGGACTCCGTAAGATGCTGGACGACACTTACATGGGCCGCATGCAGCTGGAGGGCCAGATCGAGTCTATGAGAGAAGAGCTGGTGTTCCTGAAGAAGAGCCACGAGGAG GATGTTGCCAACCTGGAGAGTCAGATCAGTGACTCTCAAGTCAATGTGCAAATGGAGTCTAAAAACAATGCAGACCTCAATGAGACCATTAATAACATCCGCACGCAGTACGAGCGAGCCGCACAGAAGAGCCGCGAGGAAACTGAAGAGTGGTATAAAAACAAA TTTGACAGCATCACAGCTGAGGTGACTCAGAACACAGAAGCTCTGCAGGCAGGAAAGACCGAGCTGAACGAGCTGCGCAGGACGAAACAAACTCTAGAAATTGACCTGCAGGCTCTGCACAATATG ATTCGATCCCTCGAAGATTCGCTGCGTGAAACAGAGGCACGTTACGCTCATGAAGTCAATGGGTACAACTCTGGATTGGTGCAGCTGGAGGGAGAGCTGGGACAGGTGCGAGCGCAGGTGGAGCGTCAGGCGGCCGAGTATGATGCCCTGCTGAACATCAAGTCCAAACTGGAGGCAGAGATTGCTACTTATCATTGCCTCCTGGAGGGTGTTGTTGACGACGAGGGGGACAAAAATAG AGAGGAATTTTCTTTAGAGCAGGCGTTGTATGCAG CTCCTCCGCCTTCCGTCGGACTTAAGAAAGCCATCGTCATCACGCAAGAAATAGTGGACAGAAAAGGGGTCTCTCAGAGTGAACTTGAGCAAAATCCTACTAATCACAACAACCACGTTTTTGGGGAGGAAGAGGAGTTGGCAGAACCACTGGTGTTAGCTTTGGAGTTAGCAATGGAAAAGGTGAAAGACGAGCAAGAGGAGTTTGGAGAACAACTGGAGTTAGCAATGGAAAAG GCAAAAGACGAACAAGAGGAGTTTGGAGAACAACTGGAGTTAGCAATGGAAAAGGCAAAAGATGAGCAAGAGGAGTGGGGAGAACAACTGGAGTTAGCGATGAAAAAGGCAAAAGATGAGCAAGAGGAGTGGGGAGAACAACTGGAGTTAGCAATGGAAAAGGCAAAAGATGAGCAAGAGGAGTGGGGAGAACAACTGGAGTTAGCAATGGAAAAG GCAAAAGACGAGCAAGAGGAGTGGGGAGAACAACTGGAGTTAGCGATGGAAAAGGCAAAAGACGAGCAAGAGGAGTGGGGAGAACAACTGGAGTTAGCGATGGAAAAG GCAAAAGACGAGCAAGAGGAGTTTGGAGAACAACTGGAGTTAGCGATGGACAAGGTGAAAGATGAGCAAGAGGAGTTTGGAGAACAACTGGAGTTACAGTTGGAGTTAGCGATGGAAAAG GCAAAAGATGAGCAAGAGGAGTGGGGAGAACAACTGGAGTTAGCGATGGAAAAGGCAAAAGATGAGCAAGAGGAGTGGGGAGAACAACTGGAGTTAGCGATGGAAAAGGCACAAGACGAGCAAGAGGAGTTTGGAGAACAACTGGAGTTAGCAATGGAAAAG GCAAAAGACGAGCAAGAGGAGTGGGGAGAACAACTGGAGTTAGCGATGGAAAAGGCAAAAGACGAGCAAGAGGAGTGGGGAGAACAACTGGAGTTAGAGTTGGAGTTAGCGATGGAAAAGGCAAAAGATGAGCAAGAGGAGTGGGGAGAACAACTGGAGTTAGCGATGGAAAAGTGGAAAGATGAGCAAGAGGAGTGGGGAGAACAACTGGGGTTAGAGATGGAAAAGCTTATAGAAGAGCGAGAGGAGTTAGAAGAAGAAGAGTTTATGAAGACAGGGGTGCTCCCTAGGAGTGCCCATAAAATCTGGCCACCCCTACAATAA
- the zgc:92380 gene encoding keratin, type I cytoskeletal 18 isoform X47, producing MSFMSPSRSFSSSSLSGSLGSRGGLFGSISPATIGNLANTLRPTVQINSSTFPPADDKETMKGLNDRLAGYLSKVRLLEDSNIELEKQIKEALMRKGAESDRDWSAYEKIMNDLRNQLQEMTMDNARLFLQIDNARLAADDFKVKFESEQAMRQGVEQDLAGLRKMLDDTYMGRMQLEGQIESMREELVFLKKSHEEDVANLESQISDSQVNVQMESKNNADLNETINNIRTQYERAAQKSREETEEWYKNKFDSITAEVTQNTEALQAGKTELNELRRTKQTLEIDLQALHNMIRSLEDSLRETEARYAHEVNGYNSGLVQLEGELGQVRAQVERQAAEYDALLNIKSKLEAEIATYHCLLEGVVDDEGDKNREEFSLEQALYAAPPPSVGLKKAIVITQEIVDRKGVSQSELEQNPTNHNNHVFGEEEELAEPLVLALELAMEKVKDEQEEFGEQLELAMEKAKDEQEEWGEQLELAMEKAKDEQEEWGEQLELAMEKAKDEQEEFGEQLELAMEKAKDEQEEWGEQLELAMEKAKDEQEEFGEQLELAMEKAKDEQEEFGEQLELAMDKVKDEQEEFGEQLELQLELAMEKAKDEQEEWGEQLELAMEKAKDEQEEWGEQLELAMEKAQDEQEEFGEQLELAMEKAKDEQEEWGEQLELAMEKAKDEQEEWGEQLELELELAMEKAKDEQEEWGEQLELAMEKWKDEQEEWGEQLGLEMEKLIEEREELEEEEFMKTGVLPRSAHKIWPPLQ from the exons ATGTCATTCATGAGCCCTTCCAGGAGTTTCTCCAGCTCAAGTCTGTCTGGTAGCTTGGGGTCAAGGGGTGGTTTGTTCGGGTCCATTTCCCCAGCCACTATAGGGAATCTGGCAAACACACTGCGTCCGACTGTGCAGATCAACAGCAGCACTTTTCCCCCAGCTGATGATAAAGAGACCATGAAGGGTCTGAATGACCGTCTGGCGGGGTATCTGTCAAAAGTGCGACTCCTGGAGGACTCCAACATTGAACTGGAGAAGCAAATCAAAGAGGCTCTGATGAGGAAAGGAGCTGAGAGTGACAGAGACTGGAGCGCCTATGAGAAGATCATGAATGATCTGAGAAACCAG CTCCAGGAAATGACCATGGACAATGCCAGACTCTTCTTACAGATAGACAATGCGAGGCTGGCTGCTGACGATTTCAAAGTCAA GTTTGAGTCGGAGCAGGCCATGCGGCAAGGGGTGGAGCAGGATCTGGCAGGACTCCGTAAGATGCTGGACGACACTTACATGGGCCGCATGCAGCTGGAGGGCCAGATCGAGTCTATGAGAGAAGAGCTGGTGTTCCTGAAGAAGAGCCACGAGGAG GATGTTGCCAACCTGGAGAGTCAGATCAGTGACTCTCAAGTCAATGTGCAAATGGAGTCTAAAAACAATGCAGACCTCAATGAGACCATTAATAACATCCGCACGCAGTACGAGCGAGCCGCACAGAAGAGCCGCGAGGAAACTGAAGAGTGGTATAAAAACAAA TTTGACAGCATCACAGCTGAGGTGACTCAGAACACAGAAGCTCTGCAGGCAGGAAAGACCGAGCTGAACGAGCTGCGCAGGACGAAACAAACTCTAGAAATTGACCTGCAGGCTCTGCACAATATG ATTCGATCCCTCGAAGATTCGCTGCGTGAAACAGAGGCACGTTACGCTCATGAAGTCAATGGGTACAACTCTGGATTGGTGCAGCTGGAGGGAGAGCTGGGACAGGTGCGAGCGCAGGTGGAGCGTCAGGCGGCCGAGTATGATGCCCTGCTGAACATCAAGTCCAAACTGGAGGCAGAGATTGCTACTTATCATTGCCTCCTGGAGGGTGTTGTTGACGACGAGGGGGACAAAAATAG AGAGGAATTTTCTTTAGAGCAGGCGTTGTATGCAG CTCCTCCGCCTTCCGTCGGACTTAAGAAAGCCATCGTCATCACGCAAGAAATAGTGGACAGAAAAGGGGTCTCTCAGAGTGAACTTGAGCAAAATCCTACTAATCACAACAACCACGTTTTTGGGGAGGAAGAGGAGTTGGCAGAACCACTGGTGTTAGCTTTGGAGTTAGCAATGGAAAAGGTGAAAGACGAGCAAGAGGAGTTTGGAGAACAACTGGAGTTAGCAATGGAAAAG GCAAAAGACGAGCAAGAGGAGTGGGGAGAACAACTGGAGTTAGCGATGGAAAAGGCAAAAGACGAGCAAGAGGAGTGGGGAGAACAACTGGAGTTAGCGATGGAAAAGGCAAAAGATGAGCAAGAGGAGTTTGGAGAACAACTGGAGTTAGCGATGGAAAAG GCAAAAGACGAGCAAGAGGAGTGGGGAGAACAACTGGAGTTAGCGATGGAAAAG GCAAAAGACGAGCAAGAGGAGTTTGGAGAACAACTGGAGTTAGCGATGGAAAAGGCAAAAGACGAGCAAGAGGAGTTTGGAGAACAACTGGAGTTAGCGATGGACAAGGTGAAAGATGAGCAAGAGGAGTTTGGAGAACAACTGGAGTTACAGTTGGAGTTAGCGATGGAAAAG GCAAAAGATGAGCAAGAGGAGTGGGGAGAACAACTGGAGTTAGCGATGGAAAAGGCAAAAGATGAGCAAGAGGAGTGGGGAGAACAACTGGAGTTAGCGATGGAAAAGGCACAAGACGAGCAAGAGGAGTTTGGAGAACAACTGGAGTTAGCAATGGAAAAG GCAAAAGACGAGCAAGAGGAGTGGGGAGAACAACTGGAGTTAGCGATGGAAAAGGCAAAAGACGAGCAAGAGGAGTGGGGAGAACAACTGGAGTTAGAGTTGGAGTTAGCGATGGAAAAGGCAAAAGATGAGCAAGAGGAGTGGGGAGAACAACTGGAGTTAGCGATGGAAAAGTGGAAAGATGAGCAAGAGGAGTGGGGAGAACAACTGGGGTTAGAGATGGAAAAGCTTATAGAAGAGCGAGAGGAGTTAGAAGAAGAAGAGTTTATGAAGACAGGGGTGCTCCCTAGGAGTGCCCATAAAATCTGGCCACCCCTACAATAA
- the zgc:92380 gene encoding neurofilament light polypeptide isoform X31 gives MSFMSPSRSFSSSSLSGSLGSRGGLFGSISPATIGNLANTLRPTVQINSSTFPPADDKETMKGLNDRLAGYLSKVRLLEDSNIELEKQIKEALMRKGAESDRDWSAYEKIMNDLRNQLQEMTMDNARLFLQIDNARLAADDFKVKFESEQAMRQGVEQDLAGLRKMLDDTYMGRMQLEGQIESMREELVFLKKSHEEDVANLESQISDSQVNVQMESKNNADLNETINNIRTQYERAAQKSREETEEWYKNKFDSITAEVTQNTEALQAGKTELNELRRTKQTLEIDLQALHNMIRSLEDSLRETEARYAHEVNGYNSGLVQLEGELGQVRAQVERQAAEYDALLNIKSKLEAEIATYHCLLEGVVDDEGDKNREEFSLEQALYAAPPPSVGLKKAIVITQEIVDRKGVSQSELEQNPTNHNNHVFGEEEELAEPLVLALELAMEKVKDEQEEFGEQLELAMEKAKDEQEEWGEQLELAMEKAKDEQEEWGEQLELAMEKAKDEQEEWGEQLELAMEKAQDEQEEFGEQLELAMDKVKDEQEEWGEQLELAMEKAKDEQEEWGDQLELAMEKAKDEQEEFGEQLELAMEKAKDEQEEFGEQLELAMDKVKDEQEEFGEQLELQLELAMEKAKDEQEEWGEQLELAMEKAKDEQEEWGEQLELAMEKAQDEQEEFGEQLELAMEKAKDEQEEWGEQLELAMEKAKDEQEEWGEQLELELELAMEKAKDEQEEWGEQLELAMEKWKDEQEEWGEQLGLEMEKLIEEREELEEEEFMKTGVLPRSAHKIWPPLQ, from the exons ATGTCATTCATGAGCCCTTCCAGGAGTTTCTCCAGCTCAAGTCTGTCTGGTAGCTTGGGGTCAAGGGGTGGTTTGTTCGGGTCCATTTCCCCAGCCACTATAGGGAATCTGGCAAACACACTGCGTCCGACTGTGCAGATCAACAGCAGCACTTTTCCCCCAGCTGATGATAAAGAGACCATGAAGGGTCTGAATGACCGTCTGGCGGGGTATCTGTCAAAAGTGCGACTCCTGGAGGACTCCAACATTGAACTGGAGAAGCAAATCAAAGAGGCTCTGATGAGGAAAGGAGCTGAGAGTGACAGAGACTGGAGCGCCTATGAGAAGATCATGAATGATCTGAGAAACCAG CTCCAGGAAATGACCATGGACAATGCCAGACTCTTCTTACAGATAGACAATGCGAGGCTGGCTGCTGACGATTTCAAAGTCAA GTTTGAGTCGGAGCAGGCCATGCGGCAAGGGGTGGAGCAGGATCTGGCAGGACTCCGTAAGATGCTGGACGACACTTACATGGGCCGCATGCAGCTGGAGGGCCAGATCGAGTCTATGAGAGAAGAGCTGGTGTTCCTGAAGAAGAGCCACGAGGAG GATGTTGCCAACCTGGAGAGTCAGATCAGTGACTCTCAAGTCAATGTGCAAATGGAGTCTAAAAACAATGCAGACCTCAATGAGACCATTAATAACATCCGCACGCAGTACGAGCGAGCCGCACAGAAGAGCCGCGAGGAAACTGAAGAGTGGTATAAAAACAAA TTTGACAGCATCACAGCTGAGGTGACTCAGAACACAGAAGCTCTGCAGGCAGGAAAGACCGAGCTGAACGAGCTGCGCAGGACGAAACAAACTCTAGAAATTGACCTGCAGGCTCTGCACAATATG ATTCGATCCCTCGAAGATTCGCTGCGTGAAACAGAGGCACGTTACGCTCATGAAGTCAATGGGTACAACTCTGGATTGGTGCAGCTGGAGGGAGAGCTGGGACAGGTGCGAGCGCAGGTGGAGCGTCAGGCGGCCGAGTATGATGCCCTGCTGAACATCAAGTCCAAACTGGAGGCAGAGATTGCTACTTATCATTGCCTCCTGGAGGGTGTTGTTGACGACGAGGGGGACAAAAATAG AGAGGAATTTTCTTTAGAGCAGGCGTTGTATGCAG CTCCTCCGCCTTCCGTCGGACTTAAGAAAGCCATCGTCATCACGCAAGAAATAGTGGACAGAAAAGGGGTCTCTCAGAGTGAACTTGAGCAAAATCCTACTAATCACAACAACCACGTTTTTGGGGAGGAAGAGGAGTTGGCAGAACCACTGGTGTTAGCTTTGGAGTTAGCAATGGAAAAGGTGAAAGACGAGCAAGAGGAGTTTGGAGAACAACTGGAGTTAGCAATGGAAAAG GCAAAAGATGAGCAAGAGGAGTGGGGAGAACAACTGGAGTTAGCAATGGAAAAG GCAAAAGACGAGCAAGAGGAGTGGGGAGAACAACTGGAGTTAGCGATGGAAAAGGCAAAAGACGAGCAAGAGGAGTGGGGAGAACAACTGGAGTTAGCGATGGAAAAG GCACAAGACGAGCAAGAGGAGTTTGGAGAACAACTGGAGTTAGCGATGGACAAGGTGAAAGATGAGCAAGAGGAGTGGGGAGAACAACTGGAGTTAGCGATGGAAAAGGCAAAAGACGAGCAAGAGGAGTGGGGAGATCAACTGGAGTTAGCGATGGAAAAGGCAAAAGACGAGCAAGAGGAGTTTGGAGAACAACTGGAGTTAGCGATGGAAAAGGCAAAAGACGAGCAAGAGGAGTTTGGAGAACAACTGGAGTTAGCGATGGACAAGGTGAAAGATGAGCAAGAGGAGTTTGGAGAACAACTGGAGTTACAGTTGGAGTTAGCGATGGAAAAG GCAAAAGATGAGCAAGAGGAGTGGGGAGAACAACTGGAGTTAGCGATGGAAAAGGCAAAAGATGAGCAAGAGGAGTGGGGAGAACAACTGGAGTTAGCGATGGAAAAGGCACAAGACGAGCAAGAGGAGTTTGGAGAACAACTGGAGTTAGCAATGGAAAAG GCAAAAGACGAGCAAGAGGAGTGGGGAGAACAACTGGAGTTAGCGATGGAAAAGGCAAAAGACGAGCAAGAGGAGTGGGGAGAACAACTGGAGTTAGAGTTGGAGTTAGCGATGGAAAAGGCAAAAGATGAGCAAGAGGAGTGGGGAGAACAACTGGAGTTAGCGATGGAAAAGTGGAAAGATGAGCAAGAGGAGTGGGGAGAACAACTGGGGTTAGAGATGGAAAAGCTTATAGAAGAGCGAGAGGAGTTAGAAGAAGAAGAGTTTATGAAGACAGGGGTGCTCCCTAGGAGTGCCCATAAAATCTGGCCACCCCTACAATAA
- the zgc:92380 gene encoding neurofilament light polypeptide isoform X33 yields MSFMSPSRSFSSSSLSGSLGSRGGLFGSISPATIGNLANTLRPTVQINSSTFPPADDKETMKGLNDRLAGYLSKVRLLEDSNIELEKQIKEALMRKGAESDRDWSAYEKIMNDLRNQLQEMTMDNARLFLQIDNARLAADDFKVKFESEQAMRQGVEQDLAGLRKMLDDTYMGRMQLEGQIESMREELVFLKKSHEEDVANLESQISDSQVNVQMESKNNADLNETINNIRTQYERAAQKSREETEEWYKNKFDSITAEVTQNTEALQAGKTELNELRRTKQTLEIDLQALHNMIRSLEDSLRETEARYAHEVNGYNSGLVQLEGELGQVRAQVERQAAEYDALLNIKSKLEAEIATYHCLLEGVVDDEGDKNREEFSLEQALYAAPPPSVGLKKAIVITQEIVDRKGVSQSELEQNPTNHNNHVFGEEEELAEPLVLALELAMEKVKDEQEEFGEQLELAMEKAKDEQEEFGEQLELAMEKAKDEQEEWGEQLELAMKKAKDEQEEWGEQLELAMEKAKDEQEEWGEQLELAMEKAKDEQEEWGEQLELAMEKAKDEQEEWGEQLELAMEKAKDEQEEFGEQLELAMEKAKDEQEEFGEQLELAMDKVKDEQEEFGEQLELQLELAMEKAKDEQEEWGEQLELAMEKAKDEQEEWGEQLELAMEKAQDEQEEFGEQLELAMEKAKDEQEEWGEQLELAMEKAKDEQEEWGEQLELELELAMEKAKDEQEEWGEQLELAMEKWKDEQEEWGEQLGLEMEKLIEEREELEEEEFMKTGVLPRSAHKIWPPLQ; encoded by the exons ATGTCATTCATGAGCCCTTCCAGGAGTTTCTCCAGCTCAAGTCTGTCTGGTAGCTTGGGGTCAAGGGGTGGTTTGTTCGGGTCCATTTCCCCAGCCACTATAGGGAATCTGGCAAACACACTGCGTCCGACTGTGCAGATCAACAGCAGCACTTTTCCCCCAGCTGATGATAAAGAGACCATGAAGGGTCTGAATGACCGTCTGGCGGGGTATCTGTCAAAAGTGCGACTCCTGGAGGACTCCAACATTGAACTGGAGAAGCAAATCAAAGAGGCTCTGATGAGGAAAGGAGCTGAGAGTGACAGAGACTGGAGCGCCTATGAGAAGATCATGAATGATCTGAGAAACCAG CTCCAGGAAATGACCATGGACAATGCCAGACTCTTCTTACAGATAGACAATGCGAGGCTGGCTGCTGACGATTTCAAAGTCAA GTTTGAGTCGGAGCAGGCCATGCGGCAAGGGGTGGAGCAGGATCTGGCAGGACTCCGTAAGATGCTGGACGACACTTACATGGGCCGCATGCAGCTGGAGGGCCAGATCGAGTCTATGAGAGAAGAGCTGGTGTTCCTGAAGAAGAGCCACGAGGAG GATGTTGCCAACCTGGAGAGTCAGATCAGTGACTCTCAAGTCAATGTGCAAATGGAGTCTAAAAACAATGCAGACCTCAATGAGACCATTAATAACATCCGCACGCAGTACGAGCGAGCCGCACAGAAGAGCCGCGAGGAAACTGAAGAGTGGTATAAAAACAAA TTTGACAGCATCACAGCTGAGGTGACTCAGAACACAGAAGCTCTGCAGGCAGGAAAGACCGAGCTGAACGAGCTGCGCAGGACGAAACAAACTCTAGAAATTGACCTGCAGGCTCTGCACAATATG ATTCGATCCCTCGAAGATTCGCTGCGTGAAACAGAGGCACGTTACGCTCATGAAGTCAATGGGTACAACTCTGGATTGGTGCAGCTGGAGGGAGAGCTGGGACAGGTGCGAGCGCAGGTGGAGCGTCAGGCGGCCGAGTATGATGCCCTGCTGAACATCAAGTCCAAACTGGAGGCAGAGATTGCTACTTATCATTGCCTCCTGGAGGGTGTTGTTGACGACGAGGGGGACAAAAATAG AGAGGAATTTTCTTTAGAGCAGGCGTTGTATGCAG CTCCTCCGCCTTCCGTCGGACTTAAGAAAGCCATCGTCATCACGCAAGAAATAGTGGACAGAAAAGGGGTCTCTCAGAGTGAACTTGAGCAAAATCCTACTAATCACAACAACCACGTTTTTGGGGAGGAAGAGGAGTTGGCAGAACCACTGGTGTTAGCTTTGGAGTTAGCAATGGAAAAGGTGAAAGACGAGCAAGAGGAGTTTGGAGAACAACTGGAGTTAGCAATGGAAAAG GCAAAAGACGAACAAGAGGAGTTTGGAGAACAACTGGAGTTAGCAATGGAAAAGGCAAAAGATGAGCAAGAGGAGTGGGGAGAACAACTGGAGTTAGCGATGAAAAAGGCAAAAGATGAGCAAGAGGAGTGGGGAGAACAACTGGAGTTAGCAATGGAAAAGGCAAAAGATGAGCAAGAGGAGTGGGGAGAACAACTGGAGTTAGCAATGGAAAAG GCAAAAGACGAGCAAGAGGAGTGGGGAGAACAACTGGAGTTAGCGATGGAAAAGGCAAAAGACGAGCAAGAGGAGTGGGGAGAACAACTGGAGTTAGCGATGGAAAAG GCAAAAGACGAGCAAGAGGAGTTTGGAGAACAACTGGAGTTAGCGATGGAAAAGGCAAAAGACGAGCAAGAGGAGTTTGGAGAACAACTGGAGTTAGCGATGGACAAGGTGAAAGATGAGCAAGAGGAGTTTGGAGAACAACTGGAGTTACAGTTGGAGTTAGCGATGGAAAAG GCAAAAGATGAGCAAGAGGAGTGGGGAGAACAACTGGAGTTAGCGATGGAAAAGGCAAAAGATGAGCAAGAGGAGTGGGGAGAACAACTGGAGTTAGCGATGGAAAAGGCACAAGACGAGCAAGAGGAGTTTGGAGAACAACTGGAGTTAGCAATGGAAAAG GCAAAAGACGAGCAAGAGGAGTGGGGAGAACAACTGGAGTTAGCGATGGAAAAGGCAAAAGACGAGCAAGAGGAGTGGGGAGAACAACTGGAGTTAGAGTTGGAGTTAGCGATGGAAAAGGCAAAAGATGAGCAAGAGGAGTGGGGAGAACAACTGGAGTTAGCGATGGAAAAGTGGAAAGATGAGCAAGAGGAGTGGGGAGAACAACTGGGGTTAGAGATGGAAAAGCTTATAGAAGAGCGAGAGGAGTTAGAAGAAGAAGAGTTTATGAAGACAGGGGTGCTCCCTAGGAGTGCCCATAAAATCTGGCCACCCCTACAATAA